In Rissa tridactyla isolate bRisTri1 chromosome 2, bRisTri1.patW.cur.20221130, whole genome shotgun sequence, a single window of DNA contains:
- the RGS20 gene encoding regulator of G-protein signaling 20, with product MGSERMEMRKRQMSTTQETPGAAQAQHSTGNRGSNACCFCWCCCCSCSCLTVRNQDEERARRTSHELQTEGIPNCEESPAPTLEEVNAWAQSFDKLMLTPAGRNAFREFLRTEFSEENMLFWMACEELKQESNKSVIEEKARLIYEDYISILSPKEVSLDSRVREVINRNMLEPSQHTFDDAQLQIYTLMHRDSYPRFMNSAIYKDLLRSLSEKSIEA from the exons ATGGGATCAGAGCGGATGGAGATGCGCAAGCGGCAGATGTCTACGACCCAGGAGACCCCAGGCGCTGCACAggctcagcacagcacaggaaATCGCGGGTCCAACGCCTGCTGCTTTTGTTGGTGCTGTTGCTGCAGCTGCTCATG TCTTACTGTTAGAAATCAAGACGAAGAGAGAGCAAGGAGAACATCGCACGAACTCCAAACAGAGGGTATTCCAAACTGCGAGGAAAG cCCTGCTCCTACTCTTGAAGAAGTAAATGCCTGGGCTCAATCATTTGACAAGTTGATGCTTACTCCAGCTGGCAGAAATGCTTTTCGTGAATTTCTACGAACAGAATTCAGTGaggaaaacatgcttttctgGATGGCCTGCGAGGAACTAAAACAAGAATCCAACAAAAgtgtcattgaagaaaaagcaagactaaTTTATGAAGATTATATTTCTATCCTTTCTCCAAAGGAG GTCAGTCTGGACTCCAGAGTAAGAGAAGTTATTAACCGAAATATGCTGGAACCCTCACAACACACCTTCGATGACGCACAGCTTCAAATTTATACCTTAATGCACAGAGACTCCTACCCACGGTTTATGAACTCTGCTATTTATAAGGACTTGCTTCGGTCCTTGTCTGAAAAATCCATTGAAGCatag